The following coding sequences lie in one Arabidopsis thaliana chromosome 3, partial sequence genomic window:
- a CDS encoding LRR receptor-like Serine/Threonine-kinase (Leucine-rich repeat protein kinase family protein; FUNCTIONS IN: kinase activity; INVOLVED IN: protein amino acid phosphorylation; LOCATED IN: endomembrane system; EXPRESSED IN: root; CONTAINS InterPro DOMAIN/s: Protein kinase, ATP binding site (InterPro:IPR017441), Protein kinase, catalytic domain (InterPro:IPR000719), Serine-threonine/tyrosine-protein kinase (InterPro:IPR001245), Protein kinase-like domain (InterPro:IPR011009), Serine/threonine-protein kinase, active site (InterPro:IPR008271); BEST Arabidopsis thaliana protein match is: Leucine-rich repeat protein kinase family protein (TAIR:AT3G46340.1); Has 140523 Blast hits to 117178 proteins in 4559 species: Archae - 93; Bacteria - 12764; Metazoa - 42898; Fungi - 9557; Plants - 57776; Viruses - 354; Other Eukaryotes - 17081 (source: NCBI BLink).), giving the protein MNSSHELLLTALIATFAIFHLVQAQEQEGFISLDCGLAPTEPSPYTEPVTTLQYSSDSNFIQSGKLGRIDTSLQTFFLKQQTTLRYFPDGIRNCYNLTVKQGTNYLIRARFTYGNYDGRNMSPTFDLYLGPNLWKRIDMTKLQNKVSTLEEITYIPLSNSLDVCLVKTNTTIPFISALELRPLPSNSYITTAGSLRTFVRFCFSNSVEDIRFPMDVHDRMWESYFDDDWTQISTSLTVNTSDSFRLPQAALITAATPAKDGPSYIGITFSTSSEERFFIYLHFSEVQALRANETREFNISINGESVADLYRPVYLVIYSPRRKLSSKGLTGTIAADIQYLTSLEKLDLSDNKLVGVVPEFLANMKSLMFINLTKNDLHGSIPQALRDREKKGLKILFDGDKNDPCLSTSCNPKKKFSVMIVAIVASTVVYTTITNYAIRECYVH; this is encoded by the exons atgaacaGTTCCCACGAGCTTTTGTTAACTGCACTTATAGCAACTTTTGCTATTTTTCACCTTGTTCAAGCTCAAGAACAAGAAG GATTCATAAGTTTGGATTGTGGGTTAGCTCCGACTGAGCCGTCCCCTTATACCGAGCCGGTAACTACGTTACAGTACTCATCGGATTCAAACTTCATCCAAAGTGGGAAACTTGGTAGAATTGATACAAGTCTACAGACATTTTTCCTAAAGCAACAAACAACGTTAAGATACTTTCCAGACGGAATACGCAATTGTTACAATCTTACGGTCAAGCAGGGAACCAACTATTTGATCAGAGCTAGGTTCACATATGGGAATTATGATGGTCGTAATATGTCTCCTACCTTTGATCTATACTTGGGCCCCAATTTGTGGAAAAGAATAGACATGacaaagttacaaaacaaagttagTACATTGGAGGAGATTACATACATTCCATTATCAAACTCTTTGGATGTGTGTCTTGTTAAGACAAACACGACCATTCCATTTATATCGGCCTTAGAATTAAGGCCTTTACCAAGTAACAGTTATATCACTACGGCCGGTTCATTGAGGACGTTCGTGCGGTTTTGTTTCAGCAATTCAGTGGAAGATATACG GTTCCCGATGGATGTCCATGATAGAATGTGGGAATCATACTTTGATGACGACTGGACGCAGATTTCCACTAGTCTTACAGTGAACACATCCGATAGTTTTCGTCTGCCACAGGCTGCCCTCATAACGGCTGCAACACCTGCGAAGGATGGTCCATCATATATAGGTATCACGTTTTCTACCTCCTCTGAAGAAAGGTTTTTCATATACCTCCATTTCTCCGAAGTTCAAGCTTTACGTGCCAACGAGACTAGAGAATTCAACATTTCGATTAACGGAGAATCTGTTGCCGACTTGTATAGACCTGTATATCTAGTTATCTACAGTCCAAGACG AAAATTATCTTCAAAGGGGTTAACGGGAACCATAGCAGCTGATATTCAATATCTCACCTCTCTAGAAAAGTT GGACTTGTCAGATAACAAGTTGGTGGGAGTAGTGCCTGAATTTCTAGCTAACATGAAATCACTAATGTTCAT aaaCTTGACCAAGAATGATCTGCATGGTTCAATTCCACAAGCACTTCGCgatagagaaaagaaaggacTGAAAATCTT GTTTGATGGTGATAAGAATGATCCATGTTTATCTACCTCTTGTAAcccaaagaagaaattttcGGTCATGATTGTTGCAATTGTTGCTTCGACAGTCGT CTATACCACCATCACCAACTACGCCATTAGAGAATGTTATGTCCACTAG
- a CDS encoding LRR receptor-like Serine/Threonine-kinase, with protein MTNNFQRALGEGGFGTVYHGDLDSSQQVAVKVDLLLRVHHINLLNLVGYCDERDHLALIYEYMSNGDLKHHLSGEHGGSVLSWNIRLRIAVDAALGLEYLHIGCRPSMVHRDVKSTNILLDENFMAKIADFGLSRSFILGGESHVSTVVAGSLGYLDPETSRLAEMSDVYSFGIVLLEIITNQRVIDKTREKPHITEWTAFMLNRGDITRIMDPNLNGDYNSHSVWRALELAMSCANPSSENRPSMSQVVAELKECLISENSLRSKNQDMSSQRSLDMSMNFDTKDVPSAR; from the exons ATGACAAACAACTTCCAAAGAGCTCTCGGTGAAGGAGGGTTTGGTACCGTATATCATGGTGATCTAGATAGTTCACAACAAGTAGCTGTCA AGGTCGATCTCCTTCTAAGGGTTCACCACATAAATTTGTTAAACCTGGTCGGTTATTGCGATGAACGAGATCACTTGGCTCTTATCTACGAATACATGTCGAATGGAGACCTAAAACACCATTTGTCAG GAGAACATGGTGGCTCTGTCTTGAGTTGGAATATACGACTACGAATAGCTGTCGATGCCGCACTAG GGTTGGAATACTTACATATTGGATGTCGACCATCAATGGTGCATAGAGATGTAAAAAGTACAAATATACTGTTGGACGAGAATTTCATGGCAAAAATTGCTGATTTTGGACTTTCAAGATCTTTCATACTCGGAGGTGAATCTCATGTGTCGACTGTTGTTGCTGGTTCACTTGGATATCTTGATCCCGA AACAAGTCGATTGGCTGAGATGAGCGATGTGTACAGTTTTGGGATTGTGTTATTGGAGATAATCACAAACCAACGTGTGATTGACAAAACCCGTGAAAAGCCCCACATAACAGAATGGACGGCATTTATGCTTAATAGAGGAGATATTACCAGAATCATGGATCCTAACCTTAACGGTGATTACAACTCCCATTCAGTCTGGAGAGCTCTTGAATTGGCAATGTCATGTGCAAATCCTTCGTCAGAAAATAGACCAAGCATGTCCCAGGTTGTTGCTGAACTGAAAGAGTGTCTTATTTCTGAAAACTCGCTGAGAAGTAAGAATCAAGATATGAGCTCACAAAGATCCTTGGACATGAGCATGAACTTTGATACCAAGGATGTCCCAAGTGCAAGGTAG
- a CDS encoding uncharacterized protein (unknown protein; BEST Arabidopsis thaliana protein match is: unknown protein (TAIR:AT3G44755.1); Has 4 Blast hits to 4 proteins in 2 species: Archae - 0; Bacteria - 0; Metazoa - 0; Fungi - 0; Plants - 4; Viruses - 0; Other Eukaryotes - 0 (source: NCBI BLink).), which produces MSSHMEFEVSLDESDNRGLATLDARDSSPDFSGELLNLVLVDGAVSGSFSGVYCSGFLLAAGSFTRSEIVVVHHRDSSDIVVSLLCVGFSEALGFLFYGGQCVSSFGGLLRVVASSAMVMASPCPFVFVPDASSPVVLRSSFVVKVLLVSVLVVNSLVDGPWIVMLVATRMKIPMLRYCGNNANFRASWTQNRCFSS; this is translated from the exons ATGAGTTCTCATATGGAATTTGAAGTCAGCTTAGATGAATCTGACAACAG AGGTCTCGCTACGCTCGACGCAAGGGACAGTTCGCCTGATTTTTCCGGTGAGCTCTTGAATTTGGTGCTTGTTGACGGTGCTGTTTCAGGATCCTTCTCCG GCGTCTATTGCAGCGGTTTTCTCCTAGCGGCGGGATCTTTCACTCGATCTGAGATTGTGGTGGTGCATCACCGTGATTCTTCAGATATCGTTGTGTCCCTCTTGTGTGTTGGGTTCTCCG AGGCATTGGGGTTTCTGTTTTATGGTGGTCAATGTGTCTCCTCCTTTGGTGGGCTGTTAAGGGTGGTAGCTTCTTCAGCAATGGTCATGGCTTCTCCATGTCCTTTTGTCTTTGTCCCTGACGCATCATCTCCGGTTGTTCTAAGGTCGAGTTTTGTTGTTAAGGTGTTGTTAGTTTCTGTTCTTGTTGTGAATA GTCTTGTGGACGGACCTTGGATAGTCATGCTCGTGGCAACTAGGATGAAGATTCCAATGCTTCGGTACTGCGGCAACAACGCAAATTTCCGAGCTTCGTGGACTCAGAATCGGTGTTTCTCCTCCTAA
- a CDS encoding Leucine-rich repeat protein kinase family protein — translation MRNCYNLSVHKETKYLIRVTSNYGNYDGRNEPPRFDLYLGPNFWVTIDLGKHVNGDTWKEIIHIPKSNSLDVCLIKTGTTTPIISTLELRSLPKYSYNAISGSLKSTLRAFLSESTEVIRYPNDFYDRMWVPHFETEWKQISTNLKVNSSNGYLLPQDVLMTAAIPVNTSARLSFTENLEFPHDELYLYFHFSEVQVLQANQSREFSILWNGMVIYPDFIPDYLGAATVYNPSPSLCEVGKCLLELERTQKSTLPPLLNAIEVFTVMNFPQSETNDDDVIAITKIKDTHRLNRTSWQGDPCVPQLFSWAGLSCIDTNVSTPPRIISLNLSSSGLTGNIATGIQNLTKLQKLDLSNNNLTGVVPEFLANMKSLLFIDLRKNKLNGSIPKTLLDRKKKGLQLFVDGDDDKGDDNKCLSGSCVPKMKFPLMIVALAVSAVVVIAVVMILIFLFRKKKKSSLGITSAAISEESIETKRRRFTYSEVVEMTKNFQKTLGEGGFGTVYYGNLNGSEQVAVKVLSQSSSQGYKHFKAEVELLLRVHHINLVSLVGYCDERNHLALIYECMSNGDLKDHLSGKKGNAVLKWSTRLRIAVDAALGLEYLHYGCRPSIVHRDVKSTNILLDDQLMAKIADFGLSRSFKLGEESQASTVVAGTLGYLDPEYYRTCRLAEMSDVYSFGILLLEIITNQNVIDHAREKAHITEWVGLVLKGGDVTRIVDPNLDGEYNSRSVWRALELAMSCANPSSEHRPIMSQVVIDLKECLNTENSMKIKKNDTDNDGSLELSSSDTEAVPCAR, via the exons ATGCGAAACTGTTACAATCTTAGTGTgcataaagaaacaaagtatTTGATTAGGGTTACAAGTAACTATGGAAATTACGATGGTCGTAACGAACCTCCTAGATTTGATTTGTACTTAGGCCCTAACTTCTGGGTAACAATAGATTTGGGGAAGCATGTAAATGGTGATACATGGAAGGAGATTATTCATATCCCAAAGTCAAACTCTCTAGATGTGTGTCTTATCAAAACAGGTACAACAACGCCAATTATATCGACCTTGGAACTAAGGTCTCTACCAAAGTATAGTTACAACGCAATATCAGGTTCTTTGAAGTCGACACTGAGGGCATTCCTAAGCGAATCAACAGAAGTTATAAG GTACCCAAATGATTTCTACGATCGGATGTGGGTTCCACATTTTGAGACGGAATGGAAGCAAATTTCTACCAATCTCAAAGTGAACAGCTCCAATGGTTATCTTCTGCCACAGGATGTGCTCATGACCGCCGCAATACCTGTGAATACTAGTGCACGATTGAGTTTTACCGAGAATCTTGAGTTCCCTCATGATGAACTTTACCTGTACTTCCACTTCTCTGAGGTCCAAGTCTTACAGGCCAACCAGAGTAGAGAGTTCAGCATTTTGTGGAACGGAATGGTTATTTACCCAGATTTTATCCCTGACTATCTTGGTGCCGCCACTGTGTACAACCCGTCACCATCTCTTTGTGAAGTAGGGAAATGCTTATTAGAGCTTGAAAGAACTCAGAAATCAACTCTCCCGCCTCTCCTTAACGCCATTGAAGTTTTCACAGTGATGAATTTTCCACAGTCTGAGACAAACGATGATGATg TAATTGCTataacaaagatcaaagaCACACACAGATTGAATAGAACCTCCTGGCAAGGAGATCCATGCGTCCCTCAACTGTTTTCGTGGGCCGGTCTAAGTTGCATTGACACGAATGTATCTACCCCACCAAGAATCATTTCCCT AAACTTGTCTTCAAGTGGGTTAACAGGAAACATAGCAACTGGAATTCAAAATCTGACCAAACTGCAAAAGCT GGACTTGTCAAATAACAATTTGACAGGAGTAGTGCCCGAATTTCTAGCTAACATGAAATCGTTGCTGTTCAT AGACTTGAGGAAGAACAAACTGAATGGTTCAATACCAAAGACTCTACttgatagaaaaaagaaaggacTACAATTATT tgTTGATGGCGATGATGATAAGGGCGATGATAATAAGTGTTTATCCGGTTCATGTGTCCCAAAAATGAAATTCCCATTGATGATTGTTGCATTAGCGGTTTCTGCGGTTGTGGTCATTGCAGTGGTAATGATTCTCATTTTTCTgttcagaaagaaaaagaaatcaagttTAG GTATTACGTCAGCTGCTATATCTGAAGAATCGATTGAGACGAAAAGGAGAAGGTTTACCTATTCTGAAGTTGTGGAAATGACaaaaaacttccaaaaaacTCTAGGTGAAGGAGGGTTCGGAACCGTGTATTATGGTAATTTGAATGGTTCAGAGCAAGTAGCGGTTAAAGTACTCTCGCAATCATCATCACAGGGCTATAAACACTTCAAGGCAGAG GTCGAACTTCTTTTAAGAGTTCACCACATAAATTTGGTGAGTCTTGTTGGATATTGCGATGAAAGAAATCACTTGGCCCTCATCTACGAATGCATGTCCAATGGAGACTTAAAAGATCATTTGTCAG GAAAAAAGGGTAACGCTGTTTTGAAATGGAGTACTAGACTACGAATAGCTGTCGATGCTGCGCTAG GATTGGAATACTTGCATTATGGATGTCGACCATCGATAGTGCATAGAGATGTCAAAAGTACCAATATACTGCTGGATGATCAGCTCATGGCCAAAATTGCTGATTTTGGGCTTTCAAGATCATTCAAACTCGGAGAAGAATCACAGGCTTCCACGGTTGTTGCTGGTACTCTTGGATACCTTGATCCCGA ATATTATAGAACATGTCGGTTGGCTGAGATGAGTGATGTATACAGTTTCGGTATTTTACTACTAGAGAtaatcacaaaccaaaatgTGATTGACCATGCCCGCGAAAAGGCTCACATTACAGAATGGGTAGGACTTGTGCTTAAGGGAGGAGATGTTACTAGGATTGTTGATCCTAACCTTGACGGTGAATATAACTCTCGTTCAGTTTGGAGAGCTCTTGAATTGGCTATGTCATGCGCCAACCCTTCTTCAGAACATCGACCAATCATGTCCCAGGTTGTTATCGATCTAAAAGAGTGTTTAAATACTGAAAACtcaatgaaaataaagaaaaatgacacGGACAATGATGGTTCTCTGGAACTGAGCTCGAGTGATACTGAGGCGGTCCCTTGTGCAAGGTAG
- a CDS encoding uncharacterized protein (unknown protein; Has 2 Blast hits to 2 proteins in 1 species: Archae - 0; Bacteria - 0; Metazoa - 0; Fungi - 0; Plants - 2; Viruses - 0; Other Eukaryotes - 0 (source: NCBI BLink).) — MEVKEICKSRKRHVALEINGGNKDRTDGGVEGGVDDDGAMVERSSLRFNNDVNRSGDVDSSNSGGNDDDGSGGCGTNGDVDVVILIVSSEMTMVSAMTVVVKVLVGKTVTMAVEIVV, encoded by the exons ATGGAAGTGAAAGAGATATGCAAGAGTAGAAAAAGACATGTGGCTCTTGAAATCAATGGAG GAAACAAAGATCGTACTGACGGTGGAGTTGAGGGtggtgttgatgatgatggtgcCATGGTGGAAAGATCAAGTTTGAGGTTTAATAATGATG TAAACCGTAGCGGTGACGTTGACAGTAGTAATAGTGGTGGTAACGATGACGATGGTAGTGGTGGCTGTGGCACTAATGGTGACGTTGATGTGGTAATACTAATTGTTAGTAGTGAGATGACGATGGTATCGGCAATGACGGTAGTGGTGAAGGTACTGGTGGGGAAGACGGTGACGATGGCGGTGGAGATAGTAGTGTAA
- a CDS encoding NAC domain protein (unknown protein; BEST Arabidopsis thaliana protein match is: unknown protein (TAIR:AT1G32337.1); Has 5 Blast hits to 5 proteins in 1 species: Archae - 0; Bacteria - 0; Metazoa - 0; Fungi - 0; Plants - 5; Viruses - 0; Other Eukaryotes - 0 (source: NCBI BLink).) → MKRYSTKHFKRILIANNVNIDIDLKTGIVAKNMAKKEKIEQVISMGGIMWEGLNSSLIKVDEALLKQQI, encoded by the exons ATGAAGAGATATTCAACAAAGCATTTTAAACGCATTCTCATTGCTAATAACGTTAACATCGACATTGACCTGAAAACTGGAATCGTTGCTAAGAATATGgctaagaaagagaagatcgAG CAAGTGATTTCAATGGGTGGAATAATGTGGGAAGGTCTCAATTCGAGTTTAATCAAAGTCGATGAAGCTTTGCTTAAGCAGCAGATCTGA
- a CDS encoding Leucine-rich repeat protein kinase family protein (Leucine-rich repeat protein kinase family protein; FUNCTIONS IN: kinase activity; INVOLVED IN: protein amino acid phosphorylation; LOCATED IN: endomembrane system; EXPRESSED IN: sperm cell, root; CONTAINS InterPro DOMAIN/s: Protein kinase, ATP binding site (InterPro:IPR017441), Serine/threonine-protein kinase domain (InterPro:IPR002290), Serine-threonine/tyrosine-protein kinase (InterPro:IPR001245), Serine/threonine-protein kinase, active site (InterPro:IPR008271), Protein kinase-like domain (InterPro:IPR011009), Protein kinase, catalytic domain (InterPro:IPR000719), Tyrosine-protein kinase, catalytic domain (InterPro:IPR020635); BEST Arabidopsis thaliana protein match is: Leucine-rich repeat protein kinase family protein (TAIR:AT3G46370.1); Has 159035 Blast hits to 123588 proteins in 4620 species: Archae - 115; Bacteria - 13661; Metazoa - 44953; Fungi - 10132; Plants - 70985; Viruses - 384; Other Eukaryotes - 18805 (source: NCBI BLink).), protein MESSHRFLLVALTVASSIIHLVQAQAGFISLDCGLSPNEQSPYVELETGLQFLSDSSFIQSGKIGRIDASLESKYPRSQTTLRYFPDGIRNCYNVNVYKGTNYLIRATINYGNYDGLNISPRFDLYIGPNFWVTIDLEKHVGGDTWEEIIHIPKSNSLDVCLIKTGTSTPIISVLELRSLPNNTYITESGSLKSILRSYLSVSTKVIRYPDDFYDRKWVPYFESEWRQISTILKVNNTINGFLAPQEVLMTAAVPSNASVPLSFTKDLEFPKDKLYFYFHFSEIQPLQANQSREFSILWNGEIIIPTLSPKYLKASTLYSVSPFVCEVGKCLLELKRTQNSTLPPLLTAIEVFTVIDFPQSKTNEDDVSAIKNIKDTHGLSRVSWQGDPCVPRQFLWEGLSCNDKNVSASPRITSLNLSSSGLVGTIPSGIQNFTLLEKLDLSNNNLTGLVPEFLAKMETLLFIDLRKNKLNGSIPNTLRDREKKGLQIFVDGDNTCLSCVPKNKFPMMIAALAASAIVVAILVLILIFVFTKKKWSTHMEVILPTMDIMSKTISEQLIKTKRRRFAYSEVVEMTKKFEKALGEGGFGIVYHGYLKNVEQVAVKVLSQSSSQGYKHFKAEVELLLRVHHINLVSLVGYCDEKDHLALIYEYMPNGDLKDHLSGKQGDSVLEWTTRLQIAVDVALGLEYLHYGCRPSMVHRDVKSTNILLDDQFMAKIADFGLSRSFKVGDESEISTVVAGTPGYLDPEYYRTSRLAEMSDVYSFGIVLLEIITNQRVFDQARGKIHITEWVAFMLNRGDITRIVDPNLHGEYNSRSVWRAVELAMSCANPSSEYRPNMSQVVIELKECLTTENSMKVKKNDTDAGSSLELSLSFDTEVVPTAR, encoded by the exons ATGGAGAGTTCCCATAGGTTTTTGTTGGTGGCGCTAACAGTAGCTTCCTCTATTATTCACCTTGTTCAAGCTCAAGCAG GGTTCATCAGTTTGGATTGTGGATTATCCCCGAATGAGCAATCTCCGTATGTTGAGCTGGAAACTGGATTACAGTTCTTATCAGATTCAAGCTTCATCCAAAGTGGGAAAATTGGTAGAATTGATGCAAGTCTTGAGTCCAAGTACCCAAGATCACAGACTACGTTGAGATATTTTCCAGATGGAATACGAAACTGCTACAACGTTAATGTTTATAAGGGAACAAATTATTTGATCAGGGCTACAATTAACTATGGAAATTACGATGGTCTTAACATTTCTCCTAGATTTGATTTGTACATTGGTCCTAATTTTTGGGTGACAATAGATTTGGAGAAGCATGTAGGTGGTGATACATGGGAGGAGATCATTCACATCCCAAAGTCTAACTCTTTGGATGTGTGTCTTATTAAGACTGGCACATCAACGCCGATCATATCAGTATTGGAACTAAGGTCTCTACCAAATAATACTTACATCACAGAATCAGGTTCTTTGAAGTCTATACTAAGATCATACCTAAGTGTATCAACAAAAGTTATAAG GTACCCAGATGATTTTTATGATCGAAAATGGGTTCCATACTTTGAGTCAGAATGGAGGCAAATATCCACCATTCTCAAAGTGAACAACACCATTAATGGTTTTCTTGCGCCGCAAGAGGTGCTCATGACTGCCGCGGTACCTTCCAATGCTAGTGTGCCATTGAGTTTCACCAAGGATCTTGAATTCCCCAAAGATAAACTTTACTTCTACTTCCACTTCTCTGAGATCCAACCTTTACAAGCCAATCAGAGTAGAGAGTTTAGTATTTTGTGGAACGGAGAAATTATTATTCCCACTTTGAGTCCTAAATATCTAAAGGCTAGTACTCTTTATAGTGTGTCACCATTTGTTTGTGAAGTAGGGAAATGCTTATTAGAGCTGAAAAGAACTCAAAACTCAACTCTCCCGCCTCTACTTACCGCCATTGAAGTTTTTACAGTTATCGACTTTCCACAGTCTAAAACAAACGAAGATGAtg TGAGTGctataaaaaacataaaagacaCCCATGGATTGAGTAGAGTCTCATGGCAAGGAGATCCATGCGTCCCACGACAGTTTTTGTGGGAAGGTCTAAGTTGCAACGACAAGAATGTGTCTGCATCACCAAGAATAACTTCCTT AAATTTATCTTCAAGTGGGCTAGTGGGAACCATACCTTCtggaattcaaaattttactCTTCTCGAAAAGTT GGACTTGTCAAATAACAATTTGACAGGACTGGTGCCCGAATTTCTAGCTAAAATGGAAACATTGTTGTTCAT AGACTTGAGGAAGAACAAACTGAATGGTTCAATTCCAAATACTCTTCGTgatagagaaaagaaaggacTACAAATATT tgTTGATGGTGATAATACGTGTTTATCATGTgtcccaaaaaataaatttccaatGATGATTGCTGCGTTAGCTGCTTCTGCGATAGTTGTCGCCATATTGGTACTGATTCTCATTTTCGttttcacaaagaaaaagtggTCAACTCATATGGAAG TAATTTTGCCAACAATGGATATTATGTCCAAGACTATATCCGAACAATTAATCAAGACAAAAAGGAGAAGATTTGCTTATTCAGAAGTTGTagaaatgacaaaaaaattcgaaaaagCTCTAGGTGAAGGAGGGTTTGGCATAGTCTACCATGGTTATCTGAAAAATGTAGAGCAAGTAGCGGTTAAAGTACTATCACAATCATCATCGCAAGGCTATAAACACTTCAAGGCAGAG GTCGAACTTCTTCTAAGAGTTCACCACATAAATTTGGTAAGTCTTGTCGGATATTGCGATGAAAAAGATCATTTGGCCCTCATCTACGAATACATGCCCAATGGAGATTTAAAAGATCACTTGTCAG GGAAACAAGGTGACTCTGTTTTGGAATGGACTACCAGACTACAAATAGCTGTCGATGTTGCCCTAG GATTGGAATACTTGCATTATGGATGCCGGCCATCGATGGTGCATAGAGATGTCAAAAGTACAAATATATTGTTGGATGATCAGTTCATGGCCAAAATTGCGGATTTTGGGCTTTCAAGGTCGTTTAAAGTTGGAGACGAATCTGAGATTTCGACGGTTGTTGCTGGTACTCCTGGTTATCTTGATCCCGA ATATTATAGAACAAGTCGGTTGGCTGAGATGAGTGATGTATACAGTTTTGGGATTGTATTACTAGAGATTATCACAAACCAACGTGTGTTTGACCAAGCTCGCGGAAAAATTCACATCACAGAATGGGTGGCATTTATGCTTAACAGAGGAGATATTACTAGGATTGTTGATCCTAACCTTCACGGTGAATACAACTCTCGTTCAGTATGGAGAGCTGTTGAATTGGCTATGTCATGTGCAAACCCTTCTTCAGAATACCGGCCAAACATGTCCCAGGTTGTTATCGAACTAAAAGAGTGTTTAACTACTGAAAACTCTatgaaagtaaagaaaaatgacaCAGACGCTGGTAGTTCTCTCGAACTGAGCTTGAGCTTCGATACTGAGGTGGTCCCTACTGCAAGATAG